From the genome of Pelobacter propionicus DSM 2379, one region includes:
- the nuoK gene encoding NADH-quinone oxidoreductase subunit NuoK, translating to MDRYQFLTTLAGLIFSLGLLGVVLRRNLLVVMMCLEILLNAVVLSFVGFAVRSQTLPGIAMTFFIYVAASCEIALAMAIVVLLVKRRGSLDLGAHQELKG from the coding sequence ATGGATCGGTATCAATTCCTGACTACCCTTGCGGGACTCATCTTCTCCCTGGGTCTTCTGGGAGTCGTCCTTCGCCGCAACCTGCTGGTGGTCATGATGTGCCTGGAAATCCTGCTCAACGCCGTTGTGTTAAGCTTCGTCGGCTTCGCCGTCAGAAGCCAGACCCTGCCGGGCATCGCCATGACCTTCTTCATCTACGTCGCCGCATCCTGCGAAATCGCCCTGGCCATGGCCATCGTCGTACTGCTTGTCAAACGCCGCGGTTCACTGGATCTGGGCGCACACCAGGAACTGAAAGGGTAG
- a CDS encoding NADH-quinone oxidoreductase subunit J family protein has translation MIDVFIAFFSLLAVIFAALVLTLRQPMRCALALVSHMICLAGIYAALGAHVIAMFQVLIYVGAVMVFMVYTIMLLDDRDDSYRHPYARKIVPAVVVGLGFAAVVWAAIGYLPAQPAAAAPAVDPFTFAAFSLSFMKYYWFHFELATVLLLIGVVAAWTAVKEGL, from the coding sequence GTGATCGACGTCTTCATCGCCTTCTTCAGTCTGCTGGCGGTCATCTTCGCCGCTCTGGTCCTGACACTGCGTCAGCCCATGCGCTGCGCCCTGGCCCTGGTCAGCCACATGATCTGCCTTGCCGGCATCTACGCCGCCCTTGGCGCCCATGTCATCGCCATGTTCCAGGTCCTGATCTACGTCGGCGCCGTCATGGTCTTCATGGTCTACACCATCATGCTGCTTGACGACCGCGACGACTCCTACCGCCACCCCTATGCCCGGAAGATCGTCCCGGCTGTCGTGGTTGGCTTGGGCTTCGCCGCCGTTGTCTGGGCCGCCATCGGCTACCTGCCCGCGCAGCCCGCCGCTGCCGCGCCGGCCGTCGACCCCTTCACCTTCGCCGCCTTTTCGCTTTCGTTCATGAAGTACTACTGGTTTCACTTCGAACTTGCCACCGTGCTGCTCCTGATCGGCGTCGTCGCCGCCTGGACCGCGGTCAAGGAGGGGCTCTAA
- a CDS encoding 4Fe-4S dicluster domain-containing protein, translating into MKKEYWNKPTMDLWDRLYIFEVIRGLCITGSVFFGNMWKWLTFRKGALTAYYPEELRADYSSANRGRHLLTTRADGKVQCVSCNMCATVCPAYCIEIQSAADFNDPFHPKSPDRFEIDYSRCIFCGFCVEACPEDAIRMSKDTPNFPGFDRENMWATQDLLMNWQPASDAAKSYPGSGQAHQEVHP; encoded by the coding sequence ATGAAGAAAGAGTACTGGAATAAGCCAACCATGGATCTGTGGGATCGCCTCTACATCTTCGAGGTGATCCGCGGGCTCTGCATCACCGGATCGGTCTTCTTCGGCAACATGTGGAAATGGCTCACCTTCCGCAAGGGTGCCTTAACCGCCTACTATCCGGAAGAACTGCGGGCCGACTACTCCAGCGCCAACCGGGGCCGGCACCTCCTGACCACGCGTGCCGACGGCAAGGTACAGTGCGTATCGTGCAACATGTGCGCCACGGTCTGCCCTGCCTACTGCATCGAGATCCAGTCCGCCGCCGACTTTAACGACCCGTTCCACCCCAAGTCCCCGGACCGGTTCGAGATCGACTACTCGCGCTGCATCTTCTGCGGTTTCTGTGTCGAAGCCTGCCCCGAAGACGCCATCCGCATGTCCAAGGACACGCCCAACTTCCCCGGCTTCGACCGGGAGAACATGTGGGCCACCCAGGACCTGCTCATGAACTGGCAGCCTGCGAGTGACGCGGCCAAGAGCTACCCCGGCTCCGGTCAGGCCCATCAGGAGGTTCATCCGTGA
- a CDS encoding 2Fe-2S iron-sulfur cluster-binding protein, translated as MIELKIDNQVIETQEGETVMEAALRHGIHIPHLCYHPCLSIAGNCRICLVQVNGRPKLMPACNLPITPGMEIETDSEPVRAARRAVMQFITLNHPVDCGICDKAGECRLQEYQMKYGADEPFNIDAKHHKPKFYDLSDRIVYDAERCILCSRCVRFTREVSGSFQLGIVERGSHSRVERLDQGTFDDPYSDNVTTICPVGALLSRDFLYKSRVWYLEPVRSVCPGCARGCSINIWKRAHHWHLRALGEEKNRMVYRVTPCDNPEINGPWICNKGFDLPKELMKRPRALRPLVHGAFVGLEETIGEAKRLISQASSPAILVSAWASNEELAAFKQHLGERFTVYTRQDAGPEKGEIVEDNVLIKGDKNPNSRGVADLFGSQAYSQAGHDLVIVWGEGVRLSDLGSATVIQLSSFENAQDKNADILIPISTFMERSGSFTNFEGTANCFDKVFDKPELVQHAGELFGRLA; from the coding sequence ATGATTGAACTAAAGATCGACAACCAAGTCATCGAGACGCAGGAAGGCGAAACCGTAATGGAAGCGGCGCTCAGGCACGGCATCCATATTCCCCACCTCTGCTATCACCCCTGCCTCTCCATCGCCGGTAACTGCCGCATCTGCCTGGTGCAGGTCAACGGTCGTCCCAAACTCATGCCGGCCTGCAACCTGCCCATCACCCCGGGAATGGAGATCGAAACGGACAGCGAACCGGTTCGGGCCGCCCGGCGTGCCGTCATGCAGTTCATCACCTTAAACCACCCGGTGGACTGCGGCATCTGCGACAAGGCGGGCGAGTGCCGGCTGCAGGAATACCAGATGAAGTACGGGGCGGATGAACCGTTCAACATCGATGCCAAGCACCACAAGCCCAAGTTCTACGACCTCTCCGACAGGATCGTCTACGACGCCGAGCGCTGCATCCTCTGCAGCCGCTGCGTGCGCTTCACCCGCGAAGTCTCCGGCTCCTTCCAGTTGGGCATCGTCGAGCGGGGCAGCCACTCCCGGGTCGAGCGCCTGGACCAGGGGACCTTCGACGACCCCTACTCGGACAACGTCACCACCATCTGTCCCGTGGGAGCGCTCCTCTCCCGCGACTTCCTCTACAAGAGCCGGGTCTGGTACCTGGAGCCGGTTCGTTCCGTCTGTCCCGGCTGCGCCAGGGGCTGCAGCATCAACATCTGGAAACGGGCCCACCACTGGCATCTGCGCGCCCTGGGCGAAGAGAAAAACCGCATGGTCTATAGGGTCACGCCGTGCGACAACCCGGAGATCAACGGTCCCTGGATCTGCAACAAAGGCTTCGACCTGCCCAAAGAACTCATGAAACGCCCCAGGGCGCTGCGTCCCCTGGTGCACGGCGCCTTCGTCGGCCTGGAAGAAACCATCGGCGAAGCCAAACGGCTCATCTCCCAGGCATCGAGCCCGGCCATCCTGGTCTCGGCGTGGGCCTCCAACGAAGAGCTGGCCGCCTTCAAACAGCACCTGGGCGAGCGCTTCACCGTCTACACCCGCCAGGACGCAGGCCCCGAGAAAGGGGAGATCGTCGAAGACAACGTCCTGATCAAGGGTGACAAGAACCCCAACAGCAGAGGCGTGGCAGACCTGTTCGGTAGCCAGGCCTACAGCCAGGCCGGCCACGACCTGGTCATCGTCTGGGGCGAAGGGGTCAGACTCTCCGACCTGGGCAGCGCCACCGTCATCCAGCTGTCCTCCTTTGAGAACGCCCAGGACAAAAACGCCGACATCCTGATCCCCATCTCCACCTTCATGGAGCGGAGCGGGAGCTTCACCAACTTCGAAGGCACGGCGAACTGTTTTGACAAAGTGTTCGACAAACCGGAGCTGGTCCAGCATGCCGGCGAACTGTTCGGGAGGCTCGCATGA
- the nuoL gene encoding NADH-quinone oxidoreductase subunit L — protein MIKLTLIPLLPLLGFLFNGLFGNRLPRWVVSTIACGLPALSFLVTLVLYSSLVATGQPIAETLYTWVALDPLNVDVAFYLDQASAVMCLVVTGVGTLIHLYSVGYMSHDEDQPRYFAYLNLFLFFMLMLVLGKNMIMLFAGWEGVGLASYLLIGFWYQDDEKSAAGMKAFIVNRVGDTGFVLAALLIFSYSHTLDFQGINAYFGTAGLPVSTMNLIGILLLIGACGKSAQIPLHVWLPDAMAGPTPVSALIHAATMVTAGVYLLSRMNGVLLQAPGAMQVVMWGGALTAFVGATMGLTQYNLKKVLAYSTMSQIGYMFMACGLGSFSAAMFHLYSHAFFKACLFLGAGAVLHALHGEEDMRKMGGLAKKMPLTFVTFLAGSLALCGVPPFAGFFSKDEILWSAFASAHGGSTALWLVGAVAAGMTSFYMFRAIIMTFFGQDNVPAKLKHGIHEPPFSMAIVLIILGVSSVAAGFIGLPQVLADKFGFGSPFFSFLEPVFGHHALKAGVTHQTELMFMGISIAIALGGIFLAWVFYGLNPALPEAIKKKAGCIYTTISQGYYFDAIYEKVIVKSLDTLSDSVLYNIAEKLLNYVTIVKAGATARYSANLLSRMQSGNVQAYVLYALAGLALIIWWGVANA, from the coding sequence ATGATCAAACTGACGCTCATACCGCTCCTGCCGTTGTTGGGCTTTTTGTTCAACGGCCTCTTCGGCAACCGTCTTCCCCGCTGGGTGGTCTCCACCATCGCCTGCGGGCTGCCTGCGCTCTCCTTCCTGGTCACGCTGGTCCTGTACAGTAGCCTCGTCGCCACGGGCCAGCCCATAGCCGAGACCCTCTACACCTGGGTGGCCCTGGATCCGCTCAACGTGGACGTGGCCTTCTACCTGGACCAGGCCTCCGCCGTCATGTGCCTGGTGGTCACCGGGGTCGGTACCCTGATCCACCTGTACTCCGTGGGCTACATGTCCCATGACGAAGACCAGCCGCGCTACTTCGCGTACCTGAACCTGTTTTTGTTCTTCATGCTCATGCTGGTCCTGGGCAAGAACATGATCATGCTCTTCGCCGGCTGGGAAGGGGTGGGTCTGGCCTCCTACCTGCTCATCGGCTTCTGGTACCAGGACGACGAGAAATCCGCCGCCGGCATGAAAGCCTTCATCGTCAACCGCGTAGGCGACACCGGCTTTGTCCTGGCCGCGCTTCTGATCTTCTCCTACTCCCACACCCTTGACTTCCAGGGGATAAACGCCTACTTCGGTACGGCCGGGCTTCCGGTCTCCACCATGAACCTGATCGGGATCCTGCTCTTGATCGGCGCCTGCGGCAAATCGGCCCAGATTCCGCTCCATGTCTGGCTGCCCGACGCCATGGCCGGCCCCACCCCGGTCTCGGCCCTGATCCACGCCGCCACCATGGTCACCGCCGGCGTGTATCTCCTCTCCCGCATGAACGGTGTCCTCTTGCAGGCCCCCGGCGCCATGCAGGTCGTCATGTGGGGCGGGGCACTCACCGCCTTTGTGGGCGCCACCATGGGTCTCACCCAGTACAACCTGAAGAAAGTGCTGGCCTACTCCACCATGAGCCAGATCGGCTACATGTTCATGGCCTGCGGCCTGGGCTCCTTCTCCGCCGCCATGTTCCACCTGTACAGCCATGCCTTCTTCAAAGCCTGCCTGTTCCTCGGCGCCGGCGCCGTCCTGCACGCCCTGCACGGCGAAGAAGACATGAGGAAAATGGGCGGCCTGGCCAAGAAGATGCCCCTCACCTTTGTCACCTTCCTGGCGGGCAGCCTGGCCCTGTGCGGCGTGCCCCCCTTTGCCGGCTTCTTCTCCAAGGACGAGATCCTCTGGAGCGCCTTTGCCTCGGCCCACGGCGGCTCCACCGCCCTGTGGCTGGTGGGCGCAGTCGCCGCCGGCATGACCTCCTTCTACATGTTCCGGGCCATCATCATGACCTTCTTTGGTCAAGACAACGTGCCCGCGAAACTGAAACACGGCATCCACGAGCCCCCCTTCAGCATGGCCATCGTCCTGATCATCTTAGGCGTAAGCTCCGTCGCTGCCGGCTTCATCGGCCTGCCCCAGGTACTGGCCGACAAGTTTGGCTTCGGCTCCCCCTTCTTCAGCTTCCTTGAACCGGTCTTCGGTCACCACGCCCTGAAAGCGGGCGTCACCCACCAGACCGAACTCATGTTCATGGGTATCTCCATCGCCATCGCCCTGGGCGGCATCTTCCTGGCATGGGTCTTCTACGGCCTGAACCCGGCCCTGCCCGAAGCCATCAAGAAGAAAGCCGGCTGCATCTACACTACCATCAGCCAGGGATACTACTTCGACGCCATCTACGAGAAAGTCATCGTCAAATCCCTGGACACGCTATCGGACTCAGTACTCTACAACATAGCGGAGAAACTCTTGAACTACGTCACCATCGTCAAAGCAGGAGCCACAGCGCGCTACAGCGCCAACCTCCTCTCCCGCATGCAGAGCGGCAACGTCCAGGCCTATGTGCTCTACGCCCTGGCCGGGCTGGCCCTGATCATCTGGTGGGGGGTGGCCAATGCCTAG
- a CDS encoding NADH-quinone oxidoreductase subunit N, which translates to MATDLLYGLLPEHILLGLILVLMLLEILSVDKRAGSALFIASLLAGAGVLVMQLQTGYTADIVMNEIRIDRFSEIGRLIIVSCGAILGVYSLSSEAGHKYWILIASSLLGAMIILDSAGFISLFMGIEILSLPGFALMVLNNGKSTASEGSIKYLLLSSVATALVLFGLSLVYGSTGNLNISSFTAAVATGGVQNLAASVMILSGFFLKASVFPFHGWAPDAYSSARLPVTAFLASIVKAAVVLGLVRILGNAVLNPEAVTVIALLSMLSMFYGNITAIHQTAFKKMLAYSSISHAGYMMFALVDNTGARTEALLYYVAVYAVTTITACACFSILSGEDDNLDNLNGIFRKKPVAAILLSLCVLSLAGIPPLPGFLAKFFVFKTVIASGHLTVAVLAFVASYIGTFFYLGVVLRMFRSDAETVEQPANATCLCWTWGGALLGTLALALFMLLPNIFHWVMTGI; encoded by the coding sequence ATGGCCACTGATCTTCTGTACGGCCTTCTGCCGGAACACATCCTCTTGGGCCTGATCCTGGTCCTCATGCTGCTGGAGATACTCAGCGTTGACAAGCGTGCCGGCAGCGCCCTGTTCATCGCCTCGCTCCTGGCCGGCGCCGGCGTCCTGGTCATGCAGCTTCAAACCGGGTACACTGCCGACATCGTCATGAATGAGATCCGCATCGACCGCTTCTCCGAGATCGGCCGCCTGATCATCGTAAGCTGCGGCGCCATCCTGGGGGTCTACTCCCTCTCCAGCGAAGCGGGGCACAAATACTGGATCCTCATCGCCTCATCGCTTCTGGGCGCCATGATCATCCTGGACAGCGCCGGCTTCATCTCGCTCTTCATGGGCATCGAGATCCTCTCGCTCCCCGGCTTCGCCCTGATGGTCCTGAACAACGGTAAATCAACCGCCTCCGAAGGCTCCATCAAGTATCTCCTGCTCTCCTCCGTGGCCACGGCACTGGTCCTGTTCGGACTCTCCTTGGTGTACGGCTCTACCGGCAACCTGAACATCAGTTCCTTCACCGCAGCCGTCGCCACCGGCGGCGTGCAGAACCTGGCCGCCAGCGTCATGATCCTCTCTGGCTTCTTCCTGAAAGCCTCCGTGTTCCCCTTCCACGGCTGGGCACCCGACGCCTACTCCAGCGCCCGTCTGCCGGTAACGGCTTTCCTGGCCTCCATCGTCAAGGCCGCCGTGGTGCTGGGCCTGGTGCGCATCCTGGGCAACGCCGTACTCAACCCGGAAGCGGTCACCGTGATTGCGCTCCTCTCCATGCTCTCCATGTTCTACGGCAACATCACCGCCATCCACCAGACCGCCTTCAAGAAGATGCTGGCCTACTCCTCCATCTCCCACGCCGGCTACATGATGTTCGCCCTGGTTGACAACACCGGAGCCAGAACCGAGGCGCTTCTGTACTACGTGGCCGTCTACGCCGTCACCACCATCACCGCCTGCGCCTGCTTCAGCATCTTGAGCGGCGAGGACGACAACCTGGACAACCTGAACGGCATCTTCAGGAAGAAGCCGGTGGCCGCCATCCTGCTTTCCCTGTGCGTACTCTCCCTGGCCGGCATCCCGCCGCTGCCAGGCTTCCTGGCCAAGTTCTTCGTCTTCAAGACCGTCATCGCCTCCGGTCACCTGACCGTCGCCGTCCTGGCCTTCGTTGCCAGCTACATCGGCACCTTCTTCTACCTGGGCGTGGTGCTGCGGATGTTCCGCTCCGACGCCGAAACCGTGGAGCAGCCAGCCAACGCCACCTGCCTCTGCTGGACCTGGGGCGGAGCGCTCCTGGGTACCCTGGCCCTGGCACTGTTCATGCTGCTCCCCAATATCTTCCACTGGGTGATGACGGGAATCTAG
- a CDS encoding complex I subunit 4 family protein has protein sequence MPSNGLLILALFCLPLVGALAVPFLPASENGKIARMWGMLCMLAVLVMAGGIFAGFGTPCLPASLLDLNIPWVGSLGINFHLAVDGLNIYLLLLTGLLFPVVLGCCWKRPETQNNLFVAMALFLEATLLGTFLAQNLMLFFVFWEVVLIPMFIIVLAFGGENKRSAAFTFFMYTMAGSILFLAAVIMMGMESLNQTGAWNFEFAHLMALKLDWNTQLFVFIAVMLACAIKCPLFPFHSWLPLAYYEAPPAGTALMAGALSKMGAFGIIKLALPLCPDVARAFGPTVMLFAVISILYGAIIALKQTDFKKLVAFSSLSHMGYIVLGIFSFHQAAIHGALFQILSHGVAVAGLFLLLGLLELRLGREYLNLTALSTHAPRLAVMLMLFILASVALPLTSGFTSEFLILFGAFQQGIAAFQANAGATMLTSVLLASTGMVLGATYMLRFGRAILYGQTKEGVGVKDMSLMEGIGFIPLLVMIIWIGVNPMPIMNKVTTAVSALGTQPANAQIQPAAAQPAASPAAPTPSVKGGANGH, from the coding sequence ATGCCTAGCAACGGTCTTCTAATCCTCGCCCTGTTCTGCCTGCCGCTGGTGGGCGCCCTGGCCGTACCGTTTCTGCCCGCAAGCGAAAACGGTAAAATCGCCCGCATGTGGGGCATGCTCTGCATGCTGGCTGTGCTGGTCATGGCAGGCGGCATCTTCGCCGGCTTCGGCACCCCCTGCCTGCCCGCCTCCCTGCTTGACCTGAACATCCCCTGGGTGGGGAGCCTTGGCATCAACTTCCACCTGGCCGTGGATGGCCTGAACATCTACCTGCTGCTTCTCACCGGACTGCTCTTCCCGGTGGTGCTGGGCTGCTGCTGGAAACGGCCGGAGACCCAGAACAACCTGTTTGTCGCCATGGCGCTCTTCCTGGAGGCGACCCTTCTCGGCACCTTCCTGGCCCAGAACCTGATGCTCTTCTTCGTCTTCTGGGAAGTGGTCCTGATCCCCATGTTCATCATCGTCCTTGCCTTTGGCGGTGAGAACAAGCGCTCCGCCGCCTTCACCTTCTTCATGTACACCATGGCAGGCAGTATCCTCTTTCTGGCCGCCGTCATCATGATGGGCATGGAGAGCCTGAACCAGACAGGTGCCTGGAACTTCGAATTCGCACATCTCATGGCCCTGAAACTTGACTGGAACACGCAGCTGTTCGTCTTCATCGCCGTCATGCTGGCCTGCGCCATCAAGTGCCCGCTGTTCCCGTTCCACTCCTGGCTGCCCTTGGCCTATTACGAAGCTCCTCCGGCAGGCACCGCCCTCATGGCCGGCGCCCTGTCCAAGATGGGCGCCTTCGGCATCATCAAACTGGCCTTACCCTTGTGCCCCGACGTTGCCCGGGCCTTCGGACCCACGGTCATGCTCTTTGCCGTGATCAGCATCCTCTACGGCGCCATCATCGCCCTGAAACAGACCGACTTCAAGAAGCTGGTCGCCTTCTCGTCCCTGTCCCACATGGGCTACATCGTCCTGGGCATCTTCAGCTTCCACCAGGCCGCCATCCACGGTGCCCTGTTCCAGATCTTGAGCCACGGCGTCGCCGTTGCCGGCCTGTTCCTGCTCCTGGGACTTCTGGAACTGCGCCTGGGCAGGGAGTACCTGAACCTGACCGCCCTTTCCACCCATGCGCCAAGGCTTGCGGTCATGCTCATGCTCTTCATCCTGGCCTCCGTCGCGCTGCCCTTGACCAGCGGCTTCACCTCCGAATTCCTGATCCTGTTCGGCGCCTTCCAGCAGGGCATCGCCGCCTTCCAGGCCAACGCCGGAGCCACCATGCTCACCAGCGTGCTTCTGGCCTCCACCGGCATGGTGCTTGGCGCAACCTACATGCTGCGCTTCGGCCGGGCCATCCTCTACGGTCAGACCAAAGAGGGGGTAGGGGTCAAGGACATGAGCCTCATGGAAGGGATCGGCTTCATCCCGCTGCTTGTCATGATCATCTGGATCGGCGTCAACCCCATGCCGATCATGAACAAGGTAACCACCGCGGTAAGCGCGCTTGGCACCCAGCCGGCAAACGCCCAGATCCAACCGGCGGCGGCACAACCGGCGGCGTCACCCGCGGCGCCCACACCATCTGTCAAGGGAGGCGCCAATGGCCACTGA
- a CDS encoding complex I subunit 1/NuoH family protein: MIQDLIVYLIFMGYAIAVMAGVATIFTWVERKQSAIMADRIGANRCYLRIPFTNVKIVAWGLIHGIADGSKMLLKENFTPTTYDRFCYNLAPWLALAPVLLVFSAIPFGGTLVPGKLIDPASFPQLSQIMVNFFGDKSYVMQVARLDAGILVILAISGIGILGTMLAGWSSNNKFSLLGAARAASQMISYEVSMGLALISLVVTYGTLDLNDMVVWQSGLLFGVLPAWGIILQPLAFVLFLTACIAENKRVPFDLPECESELVSGYFTEYTAMKMGIFMLSEFIEIVVVSALLVTVFLGGYNLPYLTDAGFVLPMGKTIALSHATVVLVQIVTFLVKVFLIGCFQIQIRWSVPRFRYDQLMRFGWKFLLPLAALNLVATACVRWFTLKG, from the coding sequence ATGATACAGGACCTGATCGTCTACCTCATCTTCATGGGCTACGCCATCGCCGTCATGGCCGGCGTCGCCACCATCTTCACCTGGGTGGAGCGCAAGCAGTCGGCCATCATGGCCGACCGCATCGGCGCCAACCGCTGCTACCTGCGCATCCCCTTCACCAACGTCAAGATCGTTGCCTGGGGCCTCATCCACGGTATCGCCGACGGCAGCAAGATGCTCTTAAAGGAGAACTTCACCCCCACCACCTACGACCGCTTCTGCTACAACCTGGCCCCCTGGCTGGCCCTCGCCCCGGTGCTCCTGGTCTTCTCCGCCATCCCCTTCGGCGGGACGCTTGTCCCGGGCAAACTGATCGACCCGGCCAGCTTCCCCCAGCTCTCCCAGATCATGGTCAACTTCTTCGGGGACAAGAGCTATGTCATGCAGGTAGCCCGACTTGACGCCGGCATCCTGGTGATCCTGGCCATCTCCGGCATCGGCATCCTGGGCACCATGCTGGCCGGCTGGTCCTCCAACAACAAATTCTCCCTGCTGGGCGCCGCCCGCGCCGCCTCGCAGATGATCTCCTACGAAGTCTCCATGGGTCTGGCTTTAATCAGCCTGGTGGTCACCTACGGCACCCTGGATCTCAACGACATGGTGGTCTGGCAGTCGGGCCTGCTCTTCGGCGTACTTCCCGCCTGGGGCATCATCCTGCAGCCCCTGGCCTTTGTGCTGTTCCTCACCGCCTGCATCGCCGAGAACAAACGCGTCCCCTTCGACCTTCCGGAATGTGAATCGGAACTGGTTTCCGGCTACTTCACCGAATACACCGCCATGAAGATGGGTATCTTCATGCTCAGTGAATTCATCGAGATCGTCGTCGTCTCGGCGCTTCTGGTCACCGTCTTTCTGGGCGGCTACAACCTGCCGTACTTAACCGACGCCGGGTTCGTGCTCCCCATGGGCAAAACCATCGCCCTGTCCCATGCAACTGTTGTCCTTGTGCAGATAGTCACCTTCCTGGTGAAGGTATTCCTGATCGGCTGCTTCCAGATCCAGATTCGCTGGTCCGTGCCCCGTTTCCGCTATGACCAGCTCATGCGATTCGGCTGGAAGTTCCTGCTTCCCCTGGCCGCCCTGAACCTCGTTGCCACGGCATGTGTCCGCTGGTTCACGCTGAAAGGATGA